Proteins found in one Microcella daejeonensis genomic segment:
- a CDS encoding low molecular weight protein-tyrosine-phosphatase encodes MSFDRDIGEPGIFRICFVCTGNICRSPMAEAVFRDLIRQRGWEHLVSVRSAGTGEWHVGESSDPRTIGVLEARGFPAAHHRARQFDSQWFDDLDLVIAFDRTHERILKTWAPSDDARSKVHLLMSFDPAAEGAPDVPDPYYSDAAMFDSVLGMIERACRALFRQLEPGIRQGTP; translated from the coding sequence ATGAGCTTCGACCGGGACATCGGGGAGCCCGGCATCTTCCGCATCTGCTTCGTGTGCACGGGCAACATCTGCCGCTCGCCGATGGCCGAGGCCGTGTTCCGCGATCTCATCCGCCAGCGCGGATGGGAGCACCTCGTCTCGGTGCGCTCGGCCGGCACCGGCGAGTGGCACGTGGGCGAGTCGAGCGACCCGCGCACGATCGGGGTGCTCGAGGCCCGCGGCTTTCCCGCCGCCCACCACCGCGCCCGGCAGTTCGACAGCCAGTGGTTCGACGACCTCGACCTCGTCATCGCCTTCGACCGCACGCACGAGCGCATCCTCAAGACCTGGGCGCCGAGCGACGACGCGCGCAGCAAGGTGCACCTGCTGATGAGCTTCGACCCCGCGGCCGAGGGCGCCCCCGACGTGCCCGACCCGTACTACTCCGACGCCGCGATGTTCGACTCGGTGCTCGGCATGATCGAGCGCGCCTGCCGCGCCCTCTTCCGCCAACTCGAACCCGGAATCCGACAGGGAACCCCATGA
- a CDS encoding dihydrolipoamide acetyltransferase family protein — MSTSEFPLPDVGEGLTEAEIVTWHVKAGDAVAVNQVIVEIETAKSLVELPSPFAGTIEALLVSEGQTVEVGTPIVRVSDGDAPAGSPAVPAPAAAAADAESAAADVASTIDHDERGADGAPAAPAEDGSGAVLVGYGAKGHVASRRRRPAAGPQAVPSSPAPAAAPPAAAPAAPAMSTPAPAAAPAPSIPTPPARPAFVPAAQAAPVIAKPPIRKLAKDLGVDLQEVQPTGLAGEITRDDVIRQASQASVFRNIQTPEWPQVREDRIPVKGVRKAIAQAMVRSAFTAPHVGLFVDVDATRTMEFVKRLKASPDFAGIKVSPMLIMAKAMIWAVRRNPTVNSTWTDEEIIVHHFVNFGFAAATPRGLVVPNVKDAQSMSLRELAQAIEQLTLTARDGRLQPADMADGTITVTNIGVFGMDTGTPILNPGEVAIVALGTIKQKPWVVDGEVRPRFVTTLGASFDHRVVDGDVASRFLADVASVIEEPALLLD; from the coding sequence GTGAGCACATCTGAGTTCCCCCTCCCCGACGTCGGCGAGGGTCTGACCGAGGCCGAGATCGTCACCTGGCACGTCAAGGCGGGCGACGCGGTCGCCGTCAACCAGGTCATCGTCGAGATCGAGACGGCGAAGTCACTCGTCGAGCTGCCGAGCCCCTTCGCCGGCACCATCGAGGCGCTGCTCGTCTCGGAGGGGCAGACCGTCGAGGTGGGCACGCCCATCGTGCGGGTGAGCGACGGGGATGCTCCCGCCGGGTCGCCCGCCGTCCCGGCTCCTGCGGCTGCCGCGGCCGACGCCGAGAGCGCCGCCGCCGACGTCGCGAGCACGATCGACCACGACGAGCGGGGCGCCGACGGCGCTCCCGCGGCGCCCGCCGAGGACGGCTCGGGCGCGGTGCTCGTCGGCTACGGCGCGAAGGGGCACGTCGCCTCGCGCCGCCGCCGGCCCGCCGCGGGGCCGCAGGCCGTGCCGTCGAGCCCGGCTCCGGCCGCCGCGCCTCCGGCCGCGGCACCCGCGGCGCCGGCGATGAGCACCCCGGCGCCGGCGGCCGCACCCGCGCCGAGCATCCCGACCCCGCCCGCCCGCCCCGCCTTCGTGCCCGCCGCGCAGGCGGCGCCGGTCATCGCGAAGCCGCCGATCCGCAAGCTCGCGAAGGATCTCGGCGTCGACCTGCAGGAGGTGCAGCCGACCGGTCTCGCGGGCGAGATCACGCGCGACGACGTCATCCGCCAGGCCTCGCAGGCGAGCGTGTTCCGCAACATCCAGACGCCCGAGTGGCCGCAGGTGCGCGAGGACCGCATCCCCGTCAAGGGCGTGCGCAAGGCGATCGCGCAGGCCATGGTGCGCAGCGCGTTCACGGCCCCGCACGTGGGTCTCTTCGTCGACGTCGACGCGACCCGCACGATGGAGTTCGTCAAGCGGCTCAAGGCGAGCCCCGACTTCGCGGGCATCAAGGTCTCGCCGATGCTCATCATGGCGAAGGCGATGATCTGGGCGGTGCGGCGCAACCCGACCGTCAACTCGACGTGGACCGATGAGGAGATCATCGTGCACCACTTCGTCAACTTCGGCTTCGCCGCGGCGACCCCTCGGGGCCTCGTGGTGCCCAACGTCAAGGACGCCCAGTCGATGAGCCTGCGCGAGCTGGCCCAGGCGATCGAGCAGCTCACGCTCACCGCGCGCGACGGCCGGCTGCAGCCCGCCGACATGGCCGACGGCACGATCACGGTGACCAACATCGGCGTCTTCGGCATGGACACCGGCACGCCCATCCTCAACCCGGGCGAGGTCGCCATCGTCGCCCTCGGCACGATCAAGCAGAAGCCGTGGGTCGTCGACGGCGAGGTGCGCCCGCGCTTCGTCACGACCCTCGGCGCGTCCTTCGATCACCGCGTGGTCGACGGCGACGTCGCGAGCCGGTTCCTCGCCGACGTCGCGAGCGTCATCGAGGAGCCCGCGCTGCTGCTCGACTAG
- a CDS encoding alpha/beta hydrolase family protein: MSPEPSLAIGGGGGSTVIAEHLLVAEHRLAQCADDCERAARRLRPLGAPLPGEAFDATGTVAETAAASLSRSSEELARLGTALRLALDGYEAADSAVRTALDHLLAPMAGLVGAAARSLLGAVSGPLLAALGVVAAGYALLPASSRAALDESARDGLRLLGERVLDDETTTMMAGLLLPHADDAVLGAVGVPRPIVERVQSMMPTIGGVEPGSVAATAGVAAVLGAAAGARGAAPVEVRRLPPVAAAGPPTPPVGLAGRVARIPDPAQPVRVEVYRGAGGAARYEVYIAGTAHDAPVGGEHPWDNASNISLVAEHDASSLRAVRAALADAGAGPGSSVVFTGYSQGGAVATLLAESGEFRTAGLVTVGAPTGGMPVAGDYPAVAIGHRDDIITALGGAPGATEAVLVTADSGGREEGDGLLAAHDLDGYRATAARADASEAPLLRDAVSGLPRGGLGQEAIDYTARRRDDD; encoded by the coding sequence GTGAGCCCTGAGCCGTCGCTCGCGATCGGCGGCGGGGGCGGCTCCACCGTCATCGCCGAGCACCTGCTCGTCGCCGAGCACCGACTCGCGCAGTGCGCCGACGACTGCGAGCGCGCCGCGCGTCGGCTGCGCCCGCTCGGCGCTCCGCTGCCGGGCGAGGCCTTCGACGCCACCGGCACCGTCGCCGAGACGGCCGCGGCCTCGCTCTCCCGCTCGTCCGAGGAGCTCGCCCGGCTCGGCACCGCTCTGCGCCTGGCCCTCGACGGCTACGAGGCCGCCGACTCCGCCGTGCGCACCGCGCTCGACCACCTGCTCGCGCCCATGGCCGGCCTCGTCGGTGCCGCCGCCCGCAGTCTCCTCGGCGCCGTGAGCGGTCCCCTGCTCGCCGCGCTCGGCGTCGTCGCCGCGGGGTACGCGCTGCTCCCGGCCTCCAGTCGGGCCGCGCTCGACGAGAGCGCCCGCGACGGGCTGCGCCTGCTCGGCGAGCGGGTGCTCGACGACGAGACCACCACGATGATGGCCGGGCTGCTGCTGCCGCACGCCGACGACGCCGTGCTCGGCGCCGTCGGCGTTCCGCGTCCGATCGTCGAACGGGTGCAGTCGATGATGCCGACGATCGGCGGGGTCGAGCCGGGCTCGGTCGCCGCCACCGCGGGCGTGGCCGCCGTTCTCGGCGCGGCGGCCGGAGCGCGCGGCGCCGCGCCCGTGGAGGTGCGGCGACTGCCGCCCGTGGCGGCGGCGGGCCCGCCGACGCCGCCCGTCGGGCTCGCCGGTCGCGTGGCGCGCATCCCCGATCCGGCCCAGCCCGTGCGCGTCGAGGTCTACCGCGGGGCGGGAGGCGCCGCGCGGTACGAGGTGTACATCGCGGGAACGGCGCACGATGCGCCCGTCGGCGGGGAGCATCCATGGGACAACGCGAGCAACATCTCCCTCGTCGCCGAGCACGACGCCTCCTCGCTGCGGGCGGTGCGGGCGGCGCTCGCCGACGCCGGCGCCGGGCCGGGCAGCTCCGTGGTCTTCACCGGGTACTCGCAGGGCGGCGCCGTCGCCACCCTGCTCGCCGAGTCCGGCGAGTTCCGCACGGCGGGGCTCGTGACGGTCGGGGCTCCGACCGGGGGGATGCCCGTCGCCGGCGACTACCCCGCCGTCGCGATCGGACACCGCGACGACATCATCACCGCCCTCGGCGGGGCGCCCGGCGCGACGGAGGCGGTGCTCGTGACGGCCGACTCCGGAGGGCGGGAGGAGGGCGACGGCCTGCTCGCCGCCCACGACCTCGACGGCTACCGGGCGACGGCCGCCCGGGCGGACGCCAGCGAGGCGCCGCTGCTGCGGGACGCCGTCAGCGGCCTGCCGCGCGGCGGCCTCGGGCAGGAGGCGATCGACTATACGGCGCGTCGGCGCGATGACGACTGA
- a CDS encoding WXG100 family type VII secretion target, producing the protein MTPPPPPPPSLFAPGATTALLEVESRRRTAVAVAAEIATVDDRLRSVAQDPGWRGPAARAFTDAVERARPAVRTAADHVEALGLALEGAAARLRQQEALGEP; encoded by the coding sequence GTGACCCCGCCGCCCCCGCCGCCCCCGTCCCTCTTTGCTCCGGGGGCGACCACCGCCCTGCTCGAGGTCGAATCGCGGCGCCGCACGGCCGTCGCCGTCGCCGCGGAGATCGCGACGGTCGACGATCGTCTGCGATCGGTCGCCCAGGATCCGGGGTGGCGCGGTCCCGCCGCCCGAGCCTTCACCGACGCCGTCGAGCGCGCCCGGCCGGCCGTCCGGACGGCGGCCGATCATGTCGAGGCCCTCGGTCTGGCGCTCGAGGGAGCGGCGGCCCGACTGCGGCAGCAGGAGGCCCTCGGTGAGCCCTGA
- a CDS encoding thiamine pyrophosphate-dependent dehydrogenase E1 component subunit alpha has product MSYTAETLQLLSPEGRLVQNEATERYRGVVESIGEERLRDFHRTMSVVRRFDIEAGNLQRQGQLALWIPSLGQEAAQVGSGYAARPQDHLFPAYREHAVGYIRGLDPVKIIAMLRGLSHGGWVPEETGNFHLYTLVIGSQTLHATGYAMGLALDGESGTGDLERDAAVMVYFGDGATSQGDVNEAFVFAQSYRTPQVFFLQNNHWAISVPVSVQSRTPLFHRPAGFGIPSIQIDGNDVLASYAVTLENLDAARSGGGPRFIEALTYRMGAHTTSDDPTKYRLDADVEYWRQRDPISRFETYLRSLGEGDAFFDEVHQQAEDLAADARRRTLALEPPPADSMFAHVYSEPHPVMDAQRAWLANYEASFEGES; this is encoded by the coding sequence ATGTCGTACACGGCCGAGACCCTCCAGCTGCTCTCGCCGGAGGGCCGACTCGTGCAGAACGAGGCCACCGAGCGGTACCGCGGCGTCGTCGAGTCGATCGGCGAGGAGCGCCTGCGCGACTTCCACCGCACGATGAGCGTCGTGCGCCGCTTCGACATCGAGGCCGGCAACCTGCAGCGCCAGGGGCAGCTCGCGCTGTGGATCCCGAGCCTCGGCCAGGAGGCCGCGCAGGTCGGCTCGGGCTACGCCGCCCGCCCGCAGGATCACCTGTTCCCCGCCTACCGCGAGCACGCCGTCGGCTACATCCGCGGCCTCGACCCGGTGAAGATCATCGCCATGCTGCGCGGGCTCAGCCACGGCGGCTGGGTGCCCGAGGAGACCGGCAACTTCCACCTCTACACGCTCGTGATCGGCTCGCAGACGCTGCACGCCACCGGCTACGCCATGGGGCTCGCCCTCGACGGCGAGAGCGGCACGGGCGACCTCGAGCGCGACGCGGCCGTCATGGTCTACTTCGGCGACGGCGCGACGAGCCAGGGCGACGTCAACGAGGCCTTCGTCTTCGCGCAGAGCTACCGCACGCCCCAGGTCTTCTTCCTGCAGAACAACCACTGGGCGATCTCGGTGCCGGTGAGCGTGCAGTCGCGCACGCCGCTGTTCCACCGGCCGGCCGGCTTCGGCATTCCGAGCATCCAGATCGACGGCAACGACGTCCTCGCCAGCTACGCCGTCACGCTCGAGAACCTCGATGCGGCGCGCTCGGGCGGCGGCCCCCGCTTCATCGAGGCGCTCACCTACCGCATGGGCGCGCACACCACGAGCGACGACCCCACGAAGTACCGCCTCGACGCCGACGTCGAGTACTGGCGCCAGCGCGACCCGATCAGCCGGTTCGAGACGTACCTGCGCTCCCTCGGCGAGGGCGACGCCTTCTTCGACGAGGTGCACCAGCAGGCCGAGGATCTCGCCGCCGACGCCCGCCGCCGCACGCTCGCGCTCGAGCCGCCGCCGGCCGACAGCATGTTCGCGCACGTCTACAGCGAGCCGCATCCGGTGATGGATGCCCAGCGCGCGTGGCTCGCGAACTACGAGGCCTCGTTCGAGGGGGAGTCATGA
- a CDS encoding phage holin family protein, with product MTRFVIRLLINSLALWLTTLIVAGVSVRSYADDTLATVVTYLLVGLIFGVVNAIIGNTIRILAFPLYILTLGLIALVVNGLLLLLVAWISDLIGFGLEVDGFWWGVLGAIVLGLLSWLIGVLVRPILGRRQR from the coding sequence ATGACGCGCTTCGTGATCCGACTGCTCATCAACTCGCTCGCCCTGTGGCTGACGACGCTCATCGTCGCGGGCGTGAGCGTGCGCTCGTACGCCGATGACACCCTCGCGACCGTCGTCACCTACCTGCTCGTGGGGCTCATCTTCGGCGTGGTCAACGCGATCATCGGCAACACGATCCGCATCCTCGCCTTCCCCCTCTACATCCTCACGCTCGGGCTCATCGCGCTCGTCGTCAACGGGCTGCTGCTGCTGCTCGTCGCCTGGATCTCCGACCTGATCGGCTTCGGCCTCGAGGTCGACGGCTTCTGGTGGGGCGTTCTCGGCGCGATCGTGCTCGGCCTGCTGAGCTGGCTCATCGGCGTGCTCGTGCGGCCCATCCTCGGTCGCCGCCAGCGCTAG
- a CDS encoding nitroreductase/quinone reductase family protein has translation MSNRRAMLTMTALHRAIVRLTGGRLGWSIGEMRVIELETVGRRSGERRRAMLTVPVEEGDRLVVIASRGGDDAMPAWYLNLQAEPRVGVAEQGGAVRPYRARTADPQERERLWPRAVAAYRGYAAYQRRTERLIPVVILEPESPAAPA, from the coding sequence ATGTCGAACCGCCGCGCCATGCTCACGATGACCGCCCTGCACCGCGCCATCGTGCGCCTCACCGGCGGACGCCTCGGCTGGTCGATCGGCGAGATGCGCGTGATCGAGCTCGAGACGGTCGGGCGCCGATCGGGCGAGCGGCGTCGGGCCATGCTGACCGTGCCCGTCGAGGAGGGCGACCGGCTCGTCGTGATCGCCTCGCGCGGCGGCGACGACGCGATGCCCGCCTGGTACCTGAACCTGCAGGCCGAACCGCGCGTGGGCGTCGCCGAGCAGGGCGGTGCGGTGCGGCCGTACCGGGCGCGCACGGCCGACCCGCAGGAGCGGGAGCGGCTCTGGCCGCGCGCCGTCGCGGCGTACCGCGGCTACGCCGCCTACCAGCGCCGCACCGAGCGGCTGATCCCCGTGGTCATCCTCGAGCCGGAGAGCCCCGCCGCGCCCGCCTAG
- a CDS encoding alpha-ketoacid dehydrogenase subunit beta: protein MTDTMNQAPTAAPATGIQTMTMAKALNQGLAAAMSADPKVMLMGEDIGPLGGVFRVTENLQKQFGAHRVLDTPLAESGIIGTAIGLAMRGYRPVVEIQFDGFIFPGFDQITTQLAKLTARHEGSLRMPVVIRVPYGGHIGAVEHHQESPEAYFAHTAGLRLVSPATPHDAYWMIQQAIASDDPVMFFEPKSRYWPKGEVDLDSPAGPLHATRVVRPGTDVTVVGHGAMVSMLLDAAALAAEEGTSIEVVDLRSLSPIDYAPLVDSVRRTGRLVVAQEAPGSTSVGSEIAATVTEAAFYSLEAPVLRVSGFDTPFPPAKLEGAYLPDVDRILDAVDRALAY from the coding sequence ATGACCGACACGATGAACCAGGCCCCGACGGCCGCGCCCGCGACGGGCATCCAGACCATGACGATGGCGAAGGCGCTCAATCAGGGCCTCGCCGCGGCCATGAGCGCCGACCCCAAGGTCATGCTCATGGGCGAGGATATCGGTCCGCTCGGCGGCGTGTTCCGCGTCACCGAGAACCTGCAGAAGCAGTTCGGCGCCCACCGCGTGCTCGACACCCCGCTCGCGGAGTCGGGCATCATCGGCACCGCGATCGGCCTCGCGATGCGCGGCTACCGCCCAGTCGTCGAGATCCAGTTCGACGGCTTCATCTTCCCCGGCTTCGACCAGATCACCACGCAGCTGGCGAAGCTCACCGCCCGGCACGAGGGCTCGCTGCGCATGCCGGTCGTGATCCGCGTGCCCTACGGCGGGCACATCGGCGCCGTCGAGCACCACCAGGAGAGCCCCGAGGCGTACTTCGCCCACACGGCGGGTCTGCGCCTGGTGAGCCCCGCGACGCCGCACGACGCCTACTGGATGATCCAGCAGGCGATCGCGAGCGACGACCCGGTCATGTTCTTCGAGCCGAAGAGCCGCTACTGGCCGAAGGGCGAGGTCGACCTCGACTCCCCCGCCGGCCCCCTGCACGCCACCCGCGTCGTGCGCCCCGGCACGGACGTCACGGTCGTCGGCCACGGCGCCATGGTCAGCATGCTGCTGGATGCCGCGGCGCTCGCCGCCGAGGAGGGCACGAGCATCGAGGTGGTCGACCTGCGCTCGCTGAGCCCCATCGACTACGCCCCGCTGGTCGACTCGGTGCGGCGCACCGGCCGACTCGTCGTCGCGCAGGAGGCCCCCGGGTCGACGAGCGTCGGCAGCGAGATCGCCGCGACGGTCACCGAGGCCGCGTTCTACTCGCTCGAGGCCCCCGTGCTGCGCGTGAGCGGGTTCGACACGCCCTTCCCGCCGGCGAAGCTCGAGGGCGCCTACCTTCCCGACGTCGATCGCATCCTCGACGCCGTCGACCGCGCGCTCGCCTACTGA
- a CDS encoding histidinol-phosphate transaminase: MTPPVRLRPEIVALPPYRQGRPAAASAFKLSSNENPNPPHPAVVAAIAESAAGINRYPDATALAVRERLAERHGVGPDEVIVGAGSVSLLAQLIQAAAGAGDEVVFAWRSFEAYPGLVTVAGATPVPVPLTADARHDLPAMVAAVTDRTRLLLVCSPNNPTGPTVGAAEFAELMAQLPADLLVVLDEAYAEFVTDASSVDGAALLGRWPNLVVLRTFSKAYGLAGLRVGYALGESSILDAARATQIPLSVTGAAQAAVLAALDHEPELLAQVAELAERRERVRDALVQQGWSIPSSQGNFVWLATGAATAEVAERFTAAGIVGRAFPGEGIRVSIGEEGSVRILLQIAGEVVRGL; this comes from the coding sequence GTGACCCCGCCCGTGCGCCTGCGCCCCGAGATCGTCGCCCTCCCGCCCTACCGTCAGGGCCGGCCCGCCGCGGCGAGCGCGTTCAAACTGTCGAGCAACGAGAACCCCAACCCGCCGCACCCGGCCGTCGTCGCCGCGATCGCCGAGTCCGCCGCCGGCATCAACCGCTACCCCGACGCGACCGCCCTCGCCGTGCGCGAGCGCCTCGCCGAGCGGCACGGCGTCGGCCCCGACGAGGTCATCGTCGGGGCGGGCAGCGTCAGCCTGCTCGCCCAGCTCATCCAGGCCGCGGCGGGCGCCGGCGACGAGGTCGTCTTCGCCTGGCGCAGCTTCGAGGCGTACCCCGGGCTGGTCACCGTCGCCGGGGCGACCCCCGTGCCGGTGCCGCTGACGGCGGATGCCCGCCACGACCTGCCCGCGATGGTCGCCGCCGTGACCGACCGCACCCGGCTGCTGCTCGTCTGCTCGCCCAACAACCCGACCGGCCCCACCGTCGGGGCCGCGGAGTTCGCCGAGCTCATGGCGCAGCTCCCCGCCGATCTGCTCGTCGTCCTCGACGAGGCCTACGCCGAGTTCGTCACCGACGCATCGTCGGTCGACGGCGCCGCCCTGCTCGGCCGCTGGCCGAACCTCGTCGTGCTGCGCACCTTCTCGAAGGCCTACGGGCTGGCGGGCCTGCGCGTCGGCTACGCGCTCGGCGAGAGCAGCATCCTCGATGCCGCCCGCGCGACGCAGATCCCCCTCTCGGTGACGGGCGCCGCGCAGGCCGCCGTGCTCGCGGCGCTCGACCACGAGCCCGAGCTGCTGGCGCAGGTCGCCGAGCTCGCCGAGCGCCGGGAGCGCGTGCGCGACGCCCTCGTGCAGCAGGGGTGGAGCATCCCGAGCAGTCAGGGCAACTTCGTCTGGCTCGCCACGGGCGCGGCGACGGCCGAGGTGGCCGAGCGCTTCACGGCGGCGGGCATCGTCGGTCGCGCGTTCCCCGGGGAGGGCATCAGGGTCTCGATCGGCGAGGAGGGGTCTGTGCGGATTCTCCTGCAGATCGCGGGCGAGGTTGTCCGAGGTCTCTGA